Proteins encoded together in one Thermomonospora curvata DSM 43183 window:
- a CDS encoding non-ribosomal peptide synthetase, whose protein sequence is MSTPELLPLSAAQRSVWYAQQLNPQTPICIAQYIEIEGALEPGLLDEVARLAADETPGLHIRLVERDGIPYQIVPEGVQATIPTVDFTAEADPMAAAQEWMRADMAAPMDLFGERLYRMAVLRLAPDRHLWYLRAHHICVDGFGGALIAARVAEVYTDLAEGRGYRPGSLGSYRELLAEEEAYRSSERFQQDRAYWTERFADLPEVGGLSRHVGKVVAPSMDFVRATTALGPDDSRRLAEAARALRSATPALAIAATAAYMAAMTGTDDVVLGLAVTGRTTELARQTPTMMSNIVPLRVSVRPSMTVAELTRAVSRATARALRHQRYRREDLMRDLGLLGGAERRLYGAVVNIMPFDYTARFGEARARAHALALGLTEDLSFNIHDGLDGRGTRIDLDGHPELYTAEEIAAHHERHVRFLQRMAEAGPDATLASLDLLGAQERHTVLHRWNDTATGRTPDTVVGRFARQVAAAPDAIAVRAGETTLTYAELNERANRLAHRLIGLGVGPETPVAVLVDRSPELIVASLAILKTGGYYVPVHHGYPAERVAWLMADTGAPVLVCDRAMAGRAAGLDATVLVVDADPLLAAQPATDPGVPVHPEQLAYGIFTSGSTGHPKGVAIRHRDVVDFVTDPALVMHPGERVLVHTAHAFDASTVETWAALLGGATCVVAEPGLVDADALARAVAGGGLTRMFLTTSLFNLVAAERPQALASLREVHTGGEAASAAAMRRVQEACPALRIANVYGPTETTTYSSIHYVDDLPEDATSVPIGRPLADTRLYVLDEALRPVPPGVPGELYIAGTGLARGYLNRPALTAERFVACPFGAPGERMYRTGDLVRWNDDGTLEYLDRADQQVKIRGFRIELGEIETALAAHPDVAHAAVIAREDRPGDKRLVGYVVPAAGAAPDPAGLRAHLARRLPEYMVPAAVMVLDTLPLTGNGKLDRRALPAPDYSAAEERPHRAPRTPVEETLCALFAEVLGVERIGLDDGFFDLGGDSIVAMRLVSRARKAGLVISPREVFQYPTVEELAAVVRTRDEEETAEQAPDSGVGPLTATPIMRWLRELGGPTAGFSQNVVLRVPAGLDTGHLTAALQAVLDHHDALRIRELPDGGLEIPPPGSLDAAGCVRRVPVPDPGDLQQAVAAELEAARRRLDPSAGIMAQLVWLDAGPAAQGRLLLVLHHLAVDGVSWRILLPDLVTALQAAADGRPAELDPVGTSYRRWAELLTEEARAPERVAELSHWKDVLSGGDAPLGDRPLDPAVDTHATAARLEVELDADVTARLLGEAPAAFHGRANDVLLAAFAAALAHWHRGRGRGAGPVLLDLEGHGRAELRPGIDLTRTVGWFTSKYPVRLDVGAVDWASLCSGGPDAARAVKRVKEQLRAVPGDGLGFGLLRHLNEQTAPELAALPAPQVVFNYLGQVESGSGDWSVAAEAGALSGGADPQMPLPHALAVDALVRDTGDGPALSATWTWPAGLLTEADVRELAQAWLDALRGIAAHTRTPGAGGHTPSDFPLVSLDQAEVERLERAHPDLEDIWPVAPLQQGLYFHALLAAEAEGVTDVYTGQLILDLDGDLDEAALREAARALPGRHPALRTAFVQGADGTPLQVVLRGDRAEPAWRHLDLSGADEETVRQVMAEERNRPFDLTRPPFLRFALLTLGERRHRLLLSFHHIALDGWSMPVLAGELLARYTGQEPPRAPAYKDYLAWLTDRDPAEARAAWRAALEGATGTLIAPAAADRPPVPPDKTRIELPAGLGERLQGWARRHGLTPNTLMQGVWGLLLARLTGRDDVIFGATVSGRPPELPGVEQMVGLFINTLPVRVRLNPDETVAAFLTRLQREQAELLPHHHLGLGEIHRLAGGGALFDTMTVFENYPLDSSLLGARIGDLQLSGADLLDATHYPLTLDVVPGERMHLRLGHRPDVLDRESAGHLAALLPALIETVIDDATRKIADLDLPDGEHAAALRAAFQKLAAQQSPADTGRAAPAPVKKLVAYVVPAPGAQIDPEELRAFVREHLPETMVPAAVVMMDDLPLTPNGKVDTKALPKPDLTVTAEEHRAPRTPREEILCGIFADLLGLPQVGIDENFFALGGDSLLAMRVVSRVRATLGAELPIRALFTAPTVAELAALLGEEGSGAARPPLVAAERPEIIPPSYAQQRLWFLNRFEGPSATYNVPVALRITGRLDPAALQAALGDVVERHESLRTVLPDSGGTPRQLVLDPAAARPELQVVQTTEEELPMHLASAAGHPFDISAEPPLRAHLFTLAPDRHVVLLLMHHIAADGWSMAPLARDLITAYAARAEGRAPGWDPLPVQYADYTLWQQKLLGSEDDPSSLISRQIAFWKETLADLPEEIALPADRPRPAEASYRGGTVRFHLPAALRDRLQEVARATGASPFMVAQAAFAALLTRMGAGTDVPIGSPIAGRTDEALDDLVGMFVNMLVFRTDTSGNPTFRELVARVRETDLAAYANQDVPFERLVEVLNPPRHLGRHPLFQVGLTFQNNPRARLELPGFTAEPEPLHAGTARFDLLMVLTETDDGLEGELEYALDLFDPSTAEDLAARFERFLAALLADPDAPIGSVELLSEAERRTILTDWARGTAQAAQDAQGSVFADLLGVDAASVIERATIPVLFEAQVLRAPDAVAVTFEGAHLTYGELNAAANRLARLLRERGAGPERFVALALPRSAELVVAIVAVLKAGAAYVPIDPDYPADRIAYMLQDSRPVLAVTTAEAAGVLPESMPKVLLDEHTLADYSAENLGDVGLRPDNPAYVIYTSGSTGRPKGVVIPHRNVVRLLASTEQWFGFGPDDVWTLFHSYAFDFSVWELWGPLLYGGRLVVVPFLTSRSPEDFLKLLAREKVTVLNQTPSAFYQLMAADRDNPGAELALRYVIFGGEALELGRLEDWYSRHADDAPVLVNMYGITETTVHVSYIALDSFYCASAPGSVIGTGIPDLRLYVLDERLQPVPPGVIGELYVAGAGLARGYLNRPGLSAERFIADPFGEPGSRMYRTGDLGRWLRDGRLEYLGRSDQQVQLRGFRIELGEIEATLARHPSVTDVAVIVRDDRLVAYVVGDADVAELRRFAGRSLPDYMVPATVVFLDALPLTVNGKLDRKALPAPDFSAQVSSRAPRNEREEILAGLFAEVLGLERVGIDDGFFDLGGDSIIAIQLVSRARQAGLVISPREVFQHQTVEELAAIARNATDEAAETEPPGAGVGPVPATPIMHWLRERGGEHSGFHQSVLLRTPGGLDLGHLTGALQAVLDHHDMLRLRIDDGWQPVVRPAGSVDAAALVHRVDIAGLDGDKIAEVVAQQAAAARDRLDPAGGVMAQLVWLDAGPAAQGRLLVMLHHLVVDGVSWRILLPDLVTAWAAIAAGQTPRLEPVGTSFRRWAQRLVAEATDPERVAELDTWIGILEGPNAKLGDRRLDPAVDVAARARSLSLTLPPEVTEPLLTSVPAAYHAGVDDALLTGLALAVAKWRRDRGGKGSGVLIDLEGHGRQEIFPGVDLSRTVGWFTTIHPVRLDPGAVPWEEVTAGSAALGTAFKQVKEQLRQVPDNGIGYGLLRHLNPATAEELADLPRPQIAFNYLGRVAPGGEEDWALAPEEPPSGEDPRLPMAHVLEINAVTRDLPGGPELTATWSWPDGVLPEDQVRALAEAWFAALRGLVAHLEADDGQAGGFTPSDLLVDLDQAEIDALQAAWRNKS, encoded by the coding sequence ATGTCGACACCGGAACTTCTGCCTCTCTCAGCGGCGCAGCGCAGTGTCTGGTACGCGCAGCAACTGAATCCGCAGACGCCGATCTGCATCGCCCAGTACATCGAGATCGAGGGGGCGCTGGAACCCGGGCTGCTGGACGAGGTGGCCCGCCTCGCGGCCGACGAGACCCCCGGGCTGCACATCCGGTTGGTCGAACGGGACGGAATTCCCTACCAGATCGTTCCCGAGGGTGTTCAGGCCACGATTCCCACGGTCGATTTCACCGCCGAGGCCGATCCGATGGCGGCGGCGCAGGAGTGGATGCGCGCCGACATGGCCGCCCCCATGGACCTGTTCGGTGAGCGGCTGTACCGGATGGCGGTGCTGCGGCTGGCCCCCGACCGGCACCTGTGGTACCTGCGGGCGCACCACATCTGCGTGGACGGCTTCGGCGGCGCCCTGATCGCCGCCCGTGTCGCCGAGGTCTACACCGACCTGGCCGAGGGCCGCGGCTACCGGCCCGGCTCCCTGGGCTCCTACCGGGAGCTGCTGGCCGAAGAGGAGGCCTACCGCTCCTCTGAGCGCTTCCAGCAGGACCGCGCCTACTGGACCGAGCGCTTCGCCGACCTGCCGGAGGTCGGCGGCCTGTCCCGCCACGTCGGCAAGGTCGTCGCCCCCAGCATGGACTTCGTCCGCGCCACCACCGCGCTCGGCCCCGACGACAGCCGCCGCCTGGCCGAGGCCGCCCGCGCGCTGCGCAGCGCCACCCCCGCCCTGGCGATCGCCGCCACCGCCGCCTACATGGCCGCCATGACCGGCACCGACGACGTCGTGCTGGGCCTTGCGGTGACCGGGCGCACCACCGAGCTGGCCCGCCAGACCCCCACGATGATGTCCAACATCGTGCCGCTGCGGGTGAGCGTGCGCCCGTCCATGACGGTGGCGGAGCTGACCCGCGCCGTCTCCCGGGCCACCGCGCGGGCGCTGCGCCACCAGCGCTACCGCCGCGAGGACCTGATGCGCGACCTGGGCCTGCTGGGCGGCGCGGAACGCCGCCTGTACGGCGCGGTCGTCAACATCATGCCCTTCGACTACACCGCCCGCTTCGGCGAAGCCCGCGCCCGCGCCCACGCCCTGGCGCTGGGACTCACCGAGGACCTGTCGTTCAACATCCACGACGGCCTGGACGGCCGCGGCACCCGCATCGACCTCGACGGCCACCCCGAGCTGTACACCGCCGAGGAGATCGCCGCCCACCACGAGCGCCACGTGCGCTTCCTGCAGCGCATGGCCGAGGCCGGCCCGGACGCCACCCTCGCCTCCCTGGACCTGCTCGGCGCGCAAGAGCGCCACACGGTGCTGCACCGCTGGAACGACACCGCCACCGGCCGCACCCCCGACACCGTGGTCGGCCGCTTCGCCCGGCAGGTCGCCGCCGCCCCGGACGCGATCGCCGTCCGCGCCGGCGAGACCACCTTGACCTACGCGGAGCTGAACGAGCGCGCCAACCGCCTGGCGCACCGCCTCATCGGCCTGGGCGTCGGCCCGGAGACCCCGGTGGCCGTCCTGGTGGACCGCTCACCGGAACTGATCGTCGCCTCGCTGGCGATCCTCAAGACCGGCGGCTACTACGTGCCGGTCCACCACGGCTACCCGGCCGAGCGGGTGGCCTGGCTGATGGCCGACACCGGCGCCCCGGTGCTGGTGTGCGACCGGGCCATGGCCGGCCGCGCCGCCGGGCTGGACGCCACCGTGCTGGTGGTCGACGCCGACCCGCTGCTGGCCGCCCAGCCCGCCACCGACCCCGGCGTACCGGTCCACCCCGAGCAGCTCGCCTACGGCATCTTCACCTCCGGCTCCACCGGGCACCCCAAGGGCGTGGCGATCCGCCACCGCGACGTGGTCGACTTCGTCACCGACCCGGCCCTGGTGATGCACCCCGGCGAGCGCGTCCTGGTGCACACCGCCCACGCCTTCGACGCCTCCACCGTGGAGACCTGGGCGGCGCTGCTGGGCGGCGCCACCTGCGTGGTCGCCGAGCCGGGCCTGGTGGACGCCGACGCGCTCGCCCGCGCCGTCGCCGGGGGCGGGCTGACCCGGATGTTCCTGACCACCTCGCTGTTCAACCTGGTGGCCGCCGAGCGCCCGCAGGCGCTGGCGTCGCTGCGGGAGGTCCACACCGGCGGCGAGGCGGCCTCGGCCGCGGCGATGCGCCGGGTCCAGGAGGCCTGCCCCGCGCTGCGGATCGCCAACGTCTACGGCCCCACCGAGACCACCACCTACTCCAGCATCCACTACGTCGACGACCTGCCCGAGGACGCCACCTCGGTGCCGATCGGCCGTCCCCTGGCCGACACCCGCCTGTACGTGCTGGACGAGGCGCTGCGCCCGGTGCCGCCCGGCGTGCCCGGCGAGCTGTACATCGCCGGCACCGGCCTGGCCCGCGGCTACCTGAACCGCCCGGCGCTGACCGCCGAACGGTTCGTGGCCTGCCCGTTCGGCGCGCCCGGCGAGCGCATGTACCGCACCGGCGACCTGGTCCGCTGGAACGACGACGGGACGCTGGAGTACCTGGACCGGGCCGACCAGCAGGTCAAGATCCGCGGCTTCCGGATCGAGCTGGGCGAGATCGAGACCGCGCTGGCCGCCCACCCGGACGTGGCCCACGCCGCCGTGATCGCCCGCGAGGACCGGCCCGGCGACAAACGCCTGGTCGGCTACGTGGTGCCCGCCGCCGGCGCCGCCCCCGACCCGGCCGGGCTGCGCGCCCACCTGGCCCGCCGGCTGCCGGAGTACATGGTGCCCGCCGCGGTGATGGTGCTCGACACGCTGCCGCTGACCGGCAACGGCAAGCTCGACCGCCGCGCCCTGCCCGCCCCCGACTACTCCGCCGCCGAGGAACGCCCCCACCGGGCGCCGCGCACGCCCGTGGAGGAGACCTTGTGCGCCCTGTTCGCCGAGGTCCTCGGCGTGGAGCGGATCGGGCTGGACGATGGGTTCTTCGACCTGGGCGGCGACTCCATCGTCGCGATGCGCCTGGTGTCGCGGGCCCGCAAGGCCGGGCTGGTGATCTCCCCGCGCGAGGTGTTCCAGTACCCCACCGTGGAGGAACTGGCCGCCGTCGTGCGCACCCGGGACGAGGAGGAGACGGCCGAGCAGGCCCCCGACTCGGGCGTCGGCCCGCTCACCGCCACCCCGATCATGCGCTGGCTGCGCGAACTGGGCGGCCCCACCGCCGGTTTCAGCCAGAACGTGGTGCTGCGCGTCCCCGCCGGGCTGGACACCGGCCACCTGACCGCCGCGCTGCAGGCGGTGCTGGACCACCACGACGCGCTGCGGATCCGGGAACTGCCCGACGGCGGCCTGGAGATCCCCCCGCCCGGCTCGCTCGACGCCGCCGGCTGCGTGCGGCGCGTCCCCGTCCCCGACCCCGGCGACCTGCAGCAGGCCGTCGCCGCCGAACTGGAGGCGGCCCGGCGGCGGCTGGACCCGTCCGCCGGGATCATGGCGCAGCTGGTGTGGCTGGACGCCGGCCCCGCCGCCCAGGGCCGGCTGCTGCTGGTGCTGCACCACCTGGCGGTGGACGGGGTCTCCTGGCGGATCCTGCTGCCCGACCTGGTCACCGCCCTGCAGGCCGCCGCCGACGGCCGCCCCGCCGAGCTGGACCCGGTCGGCACCTCCTACCGCCGCTGGGCCGAGCTGCTCACCGAGGAGGCGCGCGCCCCCGAGCGCGTCGCCGAACTCAGCCACTGGAAGGACGTGCTGTCCGGCGGCGACGCGCCGCTGGGCGACCGCCCGCTGGATCCGGCCGTCGACACCCACGCCACGGCCGCCCGCCTGGAAGTGGAACTGGACGCCGACGTCACCGCCCGCCTGCTGGGCGAGGCGCCGGCCGCCTTCCACGGCCGGGCGAACGACGTGCTGCTGGCCGCCTTCGCCGCCGCGCTCGCCCACTGGCACCGCGGCCGCGGCCGCGGCGCCGGCCCGGTGCTGCTCGACCTGGAGGGGCACGGCCGCGCCGAGCTGCGGCCCGGCATCGACCTGACCCGCACCGTCGGCTGGTTCACCAGCAAATACCCGGTGCGCCTGGACGTGGGCGCCGTCGACTGGGCGTCGCTGTGCTCCGGCGGCCCCGACGCCGCCCGGGCCGTCAAACGCGTCAAGGAGCAGCTGCGCGCCGTACCCGGCGACGGGCTGGGCTTCGGGCTGCTGCGCCACCTCAACGAGCAGACCGCCCCGGAACTGGCCGCGCTGCCCGCCCCGCAGGTCGTCTTCAACTACCTGGGCCAGGTGGAGTCCGGCTCCGGGGACTGGAGCGTGGCCGCCGAGGCCGGCGCGCTGAGCGGCGGCGCCGACCCGCAGATGCCGCTGCCGCACGCCCTGGCCGTGGACGCCCTCGTCCGCGACACCGGCGACGGCCCCGCCCTGAGCGCCACCTGGACCTGGCCCGCCGGCCTGCTGACCGAGGCCGACGTGCGGGAGCTGGCGCAGGCGTGGCTGGACGCCCTGCGCGGCATCGCCGCGCACACCCGCACCCCCGGCGCCGGCGGCCACACCCCCTCGGACTTCCCGCTGGTCTCCCTCGACCAGGCCGAGGTCGAACGGCTGGAGCGCGCCCACCCGGACCTGGAGGACATCTGGCCGGTGGCGCCGCTGCAGCAGGGCCTGTACTTCCACGCGCTGCTGGCCGCCGAGGCCGAGGGCGTCACCGACGTCTACACCGGCCAGCTCATCCTCGACCTGGACGGCGACCTGGACGAGGCCGCGCTGCGCGAGGCCGCCCGCGCCCTGCCCGGGCGGCACCCGGCGCTGCGCACCGCGTTCGTCCAGGGCGCCGACGGCACCCCGCTGCAGGTCGTGCTGCGCGGCGACCGGGCCGAACCCGCCTGGCGGCACCTGGACCTGTCCGGGGCCGACGAGGAGACCGTCCGGCAGGTCATGGCCGAGGAACGCAACCGGCCCTTCGACCTGACGCGCCCGCCGTTCCTGCGCTTTGCGCTGCTGACGCTGGGGGAGCGGCGGCACCGGCTGCTGCTGAGCTTCCACCACATCGCGCTGGACGGCTGGTCGATGCCGGTGCTGGCCGGCGAGCTGCTGGCCCGCTACACCGGGCAGGAGCCGCCGCGCGCCCCCGCCTACAAGGACTACCTGGCCTGGCTGACCGACCGGGACCCCGCCGAGGCCCGGGCCGCCTGGCGCGCCGCGCTGGAGGGCGCCACCGGCACCCTGATCGCCCCGGCCGCCGCCGACCGGCCCCCCGTCCCGCCGGACAAGACCCGCATCGAGCTGCCCGCCGGCCTGGGCGAGCGGCTGCAGGGCTGGGCCCGCCGGCACGGCCTGACCCCCAACACCCTCATGCAGGGCGTGTGGGGCCTGCTGCTGGCCCGCCTCACCGGCCGCGACGATGTGATCTTCGGCGCCACGGTCTCCGGCCGCCCGCCCGAGCTGCCGGGCGTGGAGCAGATGGTGGGCCTGTTCATCAACACCCTGCCGGTGCGGGTCCGGCTGAACCCCGATGAGACGGTGGCGGCGTTCCTGACCCGGCTGCAGCGCGAGCAGGCCGAGCTGCTGCCCCACCACCACCTGGGGCTGGGGGAGATCCACCGCCTGGCCGGCGGCGGCGCCCTGTTCGACACCATGACGGTGTTCGAGAACTACCCGCTGGACTCCTCCCTGCTCGGCGCCCGCATCGGCGACCTGCAACTGAGCGGGGCGGACCTGCTGGACGCCACCCACTACCCGCTCACCTTGGACGTGGTGCCCGGCGAGCGGATGCACCTGCGGCTGGGCCACCGCCCCGACGTGCTGGACCGCGAAAGCGCCGGCCACCTGGCCGCGCTGCTGCCGGCGCTGATCGAGACGGTGATCGACGATGCGACCCGCAAGATCGCCGACCTCGACCTGCCGGACGGCGAGCACGCCGCGGCGCTGCGGGCGGCGTTCCAGAAGCTGGCCGCCCAGCAGAGCCCGGCCGACACCGGACGGGCCGCCCCCGCCCCGGTCAAGAAGCTGGTCGCCTACGTGGTGCCCGCCCCCGGCGCCCAGATCGACCCCGAGGAGCTGCGCGCCTTCGTCCGCGAGCACCTGCCGGAGACCATGGTCCCGGCCGCGGTGGTGATGATGGACGACCTGCCGCTGACCCCCAACGGCAAGGTCGACACCAAGGCGCTGCCCAAGCCGGACCTGACGGTCACCGCCGAAGAGCACCGCGCCCCGCGCACCCCCCGCGAGGAGATCCTCTGCGGGATCTTCGCCGACCTGCTGGGACTGCCGCAGGTCGGCATCGATGAGAACTTCTTCGCCCTGGGCGGCGACTCGCTGCTGGCCATGCGGGTGGTCAGCCGGGTGCGCGCCACGCTCGGCGCCGAACTGCCGATCCGCGCGCTGTTCACCGCCCCGACCGTCGCCGAGCTGGCCGCCCTGCTGGGGGAGGAGGGCTCCGGCGCCGCCCGGCCGCCGCTGGTGGCCGCCGAACGCCCGGAGATCATCCCGCCCTCCTACGCCCAGCAGCGGCTGTGGTTCCTCAACCGGTTCGAAGGTCCGTCGGCCACCTACAACGTGCCGGTGGCGCTGCGGATCACCGGCCGGCTCGACCCGGCCGCGTTGCAGGCCGCCCTCGGTGACGTGGTGGAACGCCACGAGTCGCTGCGCACCGTGCTGCCCGACAGCGGCGGCACCCCCCGCCAGCTGGTGCTGGACCCGGCGGCGGCCCGCCCCGAGCTGCAGGTCGTGCAGACCACCGAGGAAGAACTGCCGATGCACCTGGCCTCGGCGGCCGGTCACCCCTTCGACATCTCCGCCGAGCCGCCGCTGCGCGCCCACCTGTTCACCCTGGCCCCCGACCGGCACGTGGTGCTGCTGCTGATGCACCACATCGCCGCCGACGGGTGGTCGATGGCGCCGCTGGCCCGCGACCTGATCACCGCGTACGCCGCGCGCGCCGAGGGCCGCGCCCCCGGCTGGGACCCGCTGCCGGTGCAGTACGCCGACTACACCCTCTGGCAGCAGAAACTGCTCGGCTCCGAGGACGACCCCAGCTCGCTGATCAGCCGGCAGATCGCGTTCTGGAAGGAGACGCTGGCCGATCTGCCGGAGGAGATCGCGCTGCCGGCCGACCGGCCCCGCCCGGCCGAGGCCAGCTACCGGGGCGGCACCGTCCGCTTCCACCTGCCCGCCGCGCTGCGCGACCGGCTGCAGGAAGTGGCCCGCGCCACCGGCGCCAGCCCGTTCATGGTCGCCCAGGCCGCGTTCGCCGCCCTGCTGACCCGCATGGGCGCCGGCACCGACGTGCCGATCGGCTCGCCGATCGCCGGCCGCACCGACGAGGCCTTGGACGACCTGGTCGGCATGTTCGTCAACATGCTGGTCTTCCGCACCGACACCTCCGGCAACCCCACCTTCCGGGAGCTGGTGGCGCGGGTGCGGGAGACCGACCTGGCCGCCTACGCCAACCAGGACGTGCCGTTCGAACGGCTGGTGGAGGTGCTCAACCCGCCCCGCCACCTGGGCCGCCACCCGCTGTTCCAGGTCGGCTTGACCTTCCAGAACAACCCGCGGGCCCGCCTGGAACTGCCCGGCTTCACCGCCGAGCCCGAACCGCTGCACGCCGGCACCGCCCGCTTCGACCTGCTGATGGTGCTGACCGAGACCGACGATGGGCTGGAGGGCGAACTGGAGTACGCCCTGGACCTGTTCGACCCGTCCACCGCCGAGGACCTGGCGGCCCGGTTCGAACGGTTCCTGGCGGCGCTGCTGGCCGACCCCGACGCCCCGATCGGCTCGGTGGAGCTGCTGAGCGAGGCCGAGCGGCGCACCATCCTCACCGACTGGGCGCGCGGCACCGCCCAGGCGGCGCAGGACGCCCAGGGAAGCGTCTTCGCGGACCTGCTGGGCGTGGACGCCGCCTCCGTGATCGAGCGGGCCACGATTCCTGTGTTGTTCGAGGCGCAGGTGTTGCGTGCTCCGGATGCGGTGGCGGTGACTTTTGAGGGTGCGCATCTGACGTATGGGGAGTTGAACGCGGCGGCCAACCGTTTGGCGCGGTTGTTGCGGGAGCGGGGGGCTGGGCCGGAGCGGTTTGTGGCGTTGGCGTTGCCGCGTTCGGCTGAGCTGGTGGTGGCGATTGTGGCGGTGTTGAAGGCGGGGGCGGCGTATGTGCCGATCGACCCCGATTACCCGGCCGATCGCATCGCCTACATGCTCCAAGACTCCCGCCCCGTCCTGGCCGTCACCACGGCCGAGGCCGCCGGGGTGCTCCCGGAGTCCATGCCCAAGGTGCTCCTGGACGAGCACACCCTCGCCGATTACTCAGCCGAGAACCTGGGCGATGTGGGGTTGCGTCCGGACAATCCGGCGTATGTGATCTACACGTCCGGTTCCACCGGCCGGCCTAAGGGTGTGGTGATTCCGCATCGCAATGTGGTGCGGTTGCTGGCCTCCACCGAGCAGTGGTTCGGCTTCGGCCCGGACGATGTGTGGACGCTGTTCCACTCCTACGCCTTTGACTTCTCGGTGTGGGAGCTGTGGGGGCCGCTGCTGTATGGCGGCCGCCTGGTGGTGGTGCCGTTCCTGACCTCCCGTTCGCCCGAGGACTTCCTCAAGCTCCTCGCCCGGGAGAAGGTGACCGTGCTCAACCAGACGCCGTCGGCCTTCTACCAGTTGATGGCCGCCGACCGGGACAACCCGGGCGCCGAGTTGGCGTTGCGGTATGTGATTTTCGGTGGTGAGGCGCTGGAGCTGGGCCGGTTGGAGGACTGGTACTCCCGGCATGCCGATGATGCGCCGGTGTTGGTGAACATGTACGGGATCACTGAGACCACCGTGCATGTCTCCTACATCGCCCTGGACAGCTTCTACTGCGCCTCGGCCCCCGGCAGCGTGATCGGTACCGGTATCCCGGACCTGCGCCTGTATGTGCTGGATGAGCGGCTCCAGCCGGTCCCGCCGGGAGTGATCGGTGAACTCTACGTGGCCGGTGCCGGGCTGGCGCGTGGTTACCTGAACCGCCCAGGACTGTCGGCTGAGCGGTTCATTGCCGATCCGTTCGGGGAGCCGGGCAGTCGCATGTACCGCACCGGGGACTTGGGGCGGTGGTTGCGTGATGGCCGCCTGGAGTACCTGGGGCGTTCGGACCAGCAGGTGCAGCTGCGTGGCTTCCGCATCGAACTCGGTGAGATCGAGGCGACCTTGGCGCGGCACCCGTCCGTGACGGACGTGGCGGTCATCGTTCGCGATGATCGGCTGGTTGCGTATGTGGTCGGGGATGCCGATGTGGCCGAGCTGCGCAGGTTCGCGGGCCGGTCGTTGCCGGATTACATGGTTCCGGCCACGGTGGTGTTCTTGGATGCGTTGCCGTTGACGGTCAACGGCAAGCTGGACCGCAAGGCCCTGCCGGCTCCGGACTTTTCCGCCCAGGTCTCCTCGCGTGCCCCGCGCAATGAGCGGGAAGAGATCCTGGCCGGGCTGTTCGCCGAGGTGCTGGGGCTGGAGCGGGTCGGCATCGATGACGGCTTCTTCGATTTGGGTGGGGATTCCATCATCGCCATCCAGCTGGTCTCCCGTGCCCGCCAGGCCGGGCTGGTGATCTCCCCGCGGGAGGTCTTCCAGCATCAGACGGTTGAGGAACTGGCCGCCATCGCCCGCAACGCCACCGACGAGGCCGCCGAAACCGAGCCTCCGGGTGCGGGGGTGGGTCCTGTGCCGGCCACCCCGATCATGCACTGGCTGCGGGAACGCGGCGGCGAGCACAGCGGCTTCCACCAGTCGGTCCTGCTGCGCACCCCCGGCGGCCTGGACCTCGGCCACCTGACCGGAGCGCTGCAGGCCGTCCTGGACCACCACGACATGCTGCGGCTGCGCATCGACGACGGCTGGCAGCCGGTGGTGCGGCCGGCCGGGAGCGTGGACGCCGCCGCGCTCGTGCACCGGGTCGACATCGCCGGGCTGGACGGCGACAAGATCGCCGAAGTGGTGGCCCAGCAGGCCGCCGCCGCCCGCGACCGCCTGGACCCGGCCGGCGGCGTCATGGCGCAGCTGGTGTGGCTGGACGCCGGCCCCGCCGCCCAGGGCCGGCTGCTGGTCATGCTGCACCACCTGGTGGTGGACGGGGTGTCGTGGCGGATCCTGCTGCCCGACCTGGTCACCGCCTGGGCCGCCATCGCCGCCGGGCAGACCCCGCGCCTGGAACCGGTCGGCACGTCCTTCCGCCGCTGGGCGCAGCGCCTGGTCGCCGAGGCCACCGACCCGGAGCGCGTCGCCGAACTGGACACCTGGATCGGCATCCTCGAAGGCCCCAACGCCAAGCTCGGCGACCGCCGCCTGGACCCGGCGGTGGACGTGGCCGCCCGCGCCCGCAGCCTGTCGCTGACGCTGCCGCCGGAGGTCACCGAGCCGCTGCTGACCTCGGTCCCGGCCGCCTACCACGCCGGGGTGGACGACGCCCTGCTGACCGGGCTGGCGCTGGCCGTGGCCAAGTGGCGGCGCGACCGCGGCGGCAAGGGCAGCGGGGTGCTCATCGACCTGGAGGGCCACGGCCGGCAGGAGATCTTCCCCGGCGTGGACCTGTCCCGCACGGTCGGCTGGTTCACCACCATCCACCCCGTGCGGCTGGACCCCGGGGCCGTGCCCTGGGAGGAGGTCACCGCCGGGAGCGCGGCCCTGGGCACCGCCTTCAAGCAGGTCAAGGAGCAGCTGCGGCAGGTCCCCGACAACGGCATCGGCTACGGCCTGCTGCGCCACCTCAACCCGGCCACCGCCGAGGAGCTGGCCGATCTGCCCCGCCCCCAGATCGCCTTCAACTACCTGGGCCGGGTCGCCCCCGGCGGGGAGGAGGACTGGGCGCTGGCCCCCGAGGAGCCGCCCTCCGGGGAGGACCCGCGGCTGCCCATGGCGCACGTCCTGGAGATCAACGCCGTCACCCGCGACCTGCCCGGCGGTCCCGAGCTGACCGCCACCTGGAGTTGGCCGGACGGCGTGCTGCCCGAAGACCAGGTGCGGGCGCTGGCCGAGGCGTGGTTCGCGGCGTTGCGCGGATTGGTGGCCCATCTGGAGGCCGACGACGGGCAGGCCGGCGGGTTCACCCCCTCCGACCTGCTGGTGGACCTTGACCAGGCTGAGATCGACGCACTGCAGGCGGCGTGGAGGAACAAGAGTTGA